One Glycine soja cultivar W05 chromosome 7, ASM419377v2, whole genome shotgun sequence genomic window, tttagattattaatatattttactctaatatattatttttttattactataatAAAGACagcaatataaaaaagaataaaataatctttGTATCAATTAATACCCCTACAATacgtttttcttttcaattttatattttcctccACCCCCTTCTCTTTCAATCACTACACATTCTGAGTTTGTTGGAAGTAATTAAGCATTTCCTTTCTCTCCCTCTATCGATCACTCCTTTCTCTGTCAAACACACACAGACAAGGCCATGCCCATAATCGACTTTCATCTTTCTTTCCCGCAAAGTAATTAGCTCACATTCACACCCTCACACTTTCTTCTTCATAGCCACACTCTAAACCATAACACAACACCATGTTaagaaaaacacttattttaagttttatatttttctagtaTGATTATCTaaactgtttttatttaaaaaataaattttatttatttattttaaaaagaaaattttatttattgaataatttttttgataaaaaaacttattttaaaattgtttattttaattttaaactttatggATCCTGGTCTCGAACCTCACCATCCCTCCGGTTATTGTGATCGCCACCCTGAGGAGCAATTCATCGGTTATTGCCCTGAATGTCTTTACGAAGAGCTCACAGTTCATGATGAAAACTCTTCCACCTCCACCCAAGTGGAGTCCCATGCAACTTCCTCCATCATTTCTTCCACCAAAGCTATTTTTCAACCTTTCACTGCCATGTGTGGACCCAATCGACCttgctcctcctcctccttcctcCTCATGCTTCGCCGCACAAAGTCTTTATTTGGCACCTTCAAATCGCAAAGAAAATCCAACAACTTTCCAACCCACAACACCTTATTGTCTCTCTTCAACCAAGATGATGAATACAAAATTCCCAGAGAGGAACCAGAAGTTGAAATGCTTAATCTcgcttcatcttcttctatcgTTCAAGAAGTTGAAGAAGATAGAGGAACAAGAGAAATCAAAGGAAATGAAATCATAGAGGAGGAATTAGAGGTG contains:
- the LOC114420443 gene encoding protein OCTOPUS-like — translated: MDPGLEPHHPSGYCDRHPEEQFIGYCPECLYEELTVHDENSSTSTQVESHATSSIISSTKAIFQPFTAMCGPNRPCSSSSFLLMLRRTKSLFGTFKSQRKSNNFPTHNTLLSLFNQDDEYKIPREEPEVEMLNLASSSSIVQEVEEDRGTREIKGNEIIEEELEVEAKETPEAMKDTMDLGSQANKSYGHDLKGIFQFVSLVFKKKLQKNGGRNKR